One Rattus rattus isolate New Zealand chromosome 12, Rrattus_CSIRO_v1, whole genome shotgun sequence genomic window carries:
- the LOC116913417 gene encoding mast cell protease 2, which produces MQALLFLMALLLPSGAGAEEIIGGVESIPHSRPYMAHLDIVTERGLKDSCGGFLITRQFVLTAAHCRGREITVILGAHDVRKRESTQQKIKVEKQIIHESYNSVPNLHDIMLLKLEKKVELTPAVNVVPLPSPSDFIHPGAMCWAAGWGKTGVRDPTSYTLREVELRIMDEKACVDYRYYEYKFQVCVGSPTTLRAAFMGDSGGPLLCAGVAHGIVSYGHPDAKPPAIFTRVSTYVPWINAVINTSS; this is translated from the exons ATGCAGGCCCTGCTATTCCTGATGGCTCTTCTCTTGccttctggagctggagctg AGGAGATTATTGGTGGTGTGGAGTCTATTCCTCACTCCCGCCCTTACATGGCCCATCTGGACATCGTCACTGAGAGAGGTTTAAAGGACAGCTGTGGTGGGTTTCTCATAACCCGCCAATTTGTGCTGACTGCTGCACACTGCAGAGGAAG AGAAATCACAGTCATCCTTGGAGCCCATGATGTGAGAAAGCGAGAATCCACACAGCAGAAGATAAAAGTCGAAAAACAAATCATTCACGAAAGTTACAACTCCGTTCCCAATCTTCATGACATCATGTTACTGAAG CTTGAAAAAAAAGTTGAGTTGACTCCTGCTGTGAATGTAGTTCCTCTGCCCAGTCCCTCTGACTTTATCCACCCTGGGGCAATGTGTTGGGCAGCTGGATGGGGgaaaactggagttagagatccTACCTCGTATACACTGAGAGAGGTTGAACTGAGAATCATGGATGAAAAGGCCTGTGTGGACTACAGGTATTATGAATACAAATTCCAGGTCTGCGTGGGCAGTCCCACAACTTTAAGAGCAGCATTCATG GGAGACTCTGGTGGACCGCTACTGTGTGCTGGGGTGGCCCATGGTATTGTATCTTATGGGCATCCAGATGCAAAGCCCCCTGCAATCTTCACCCGAGTCTCCACATATGTGCCCTGGATTAATGCAGTCATTAATACAAGTAGCTGA
- the LOC116913564 gene encoding LOW QUALITY PROTEIN: mast cell protease 1-like (The sequence of the model RefSeq protein was modified relative to this genomic sequence to represent the inferred CDS: inserted 2 bases in 1 codon) yields MQALLFLMALLLPSEAGAEEIIGGVESRPHSRPYMAHLEIITERGYRXCGGFLVTRQFVMTAAHCKGRETTVTLGVHDVSKTESTQQKIKVEKQIVHPNYNFYSNLHDIMLLKLQKKAKVTPAVDVIPLPQPSDFLKPGKMCRAAGWGQTGVTKPTSNTLREVKQRIMDKEACKNYFHYNYNFQVCVGSPRKIRSAYKGDSGGPLVCAGVAHGIVSYGRGDAKPPAVFTRISPYVPWINKVIKGKDMTSLSLYESESPS; encoded by the exons ATGCAGGCCCTGCTATTCCTGATGGCTCTTCTCTTGCCTTCTGAAGCTGGAGCTG AGGAGATTATCGGTGGTGTGGAGTCTAGACCACACTCCCGTCCTTACATGGCCCATCTGGAGATCATCACTGAGAGAGGTTACAG CTGTGGTGGGTTTCTCGTGACCCGCCAATTTGTGATGACTGCTGCACACTGTAAGGGAAG AGAAACCACTGTCACCCTTGGAGTTCATGATGTGAGCAAGACAGAATCCACACAGCAGAAGATAAAAGTCGAAAAACAAATTGTTCACCCAAATTATAACTTCTATTCCAATCTCCATGATATCATGTTACTGAAG CTTCAAAAGAAAGCCAAGGTGACTCCTGCTGTGGAtgtaattcccctgcctcagccctctgacTTTCTCAAGCCTGGAAAGATGTGCCGGGCAGCTGGCTGGGGGCAAACTGGAGTGACAAAACCTACCTCAAATACACTGAGGGAGGTGAAACAGAGAATCATGGATAAAGAGGCCtgtaaaaactattttcattataACTATAACTTCCAGGTCTGCGTGGGCAGTCCAAGAAAGATAAGATCAGCATATAAG GGAGACTCCGGAGGACCACTAGTATGTGCTGGGGTGGCCCATGGTATTGTATCTTATGGACGTGGAGATGCAAAGCCCCCTGCAGTCTTCACCCGAATCTCCCCATATGTGCCCTGGATTAATAAAGTCATAAAGGGCAAGGATATGACCAGCCTGAGTCTGTACGAGTCAGAGTCTCCAAGCTAG